A portion of the Caenorhabditis elegans chromosome III genome contains these proteins:
- the Y46E12A.5 gene encoding Neuropeptide-Like Protein (Partially confirmed by transcript evidence) → MQFSTLIFIFTIFASVLAVEHGEIQYHRIVKRQFNFGQWGRNMGQRGENYGRAWGKQW, encoded by the exons atgcaattttccactttaatcttcattttcacgattttcgcATCGGTTTTGGCAGTGGAGCATGGCGAAATTCAATATCA ccGAATCGTGAAGCGACAGTTCAACTTTGGCCAATGGGGACGTAACATGGGACAACGCGGCGAGAATTATGGACGTGCATGGGGAAAACAATGGTGA
- the tbx-43 gene encoding T-box domain-containing protein (Confirmed by transcript evidence), translating to MQCHVALMEKSLWREFDSQCNEMIITKIGRNLFPILEFAFKGLCEHLNYKIGVTMEPISYQKLKFTAGRWESLDIQEEMVQPNEVFLMKSGRELLQRGLKLEKLKLTNSKDALQKSDQMIRVQSMRQYMPVLNIYEISPVGAHNQIGKFQFPETKFIAVTAYQSELVKQLKVQKNKFAQGFRESIKSNATSSTKRPLSTTSSNSSPDSTLSMSSENLGHTTKKGRGGGQEIGVLLTSQNYQSFDQFSNFSQAFPPNFQPSYAQHYPIPDYQPNYAQFGAENFWSLNPAPYDFTAAGNFQNFQWNG from the exons aaatttgtttccaatATTGGAATTTGCATTCAAAGGGCTCTGCGAGCACTTGAACTACAAAATCGGTGTCACAATGGAGCCAATTTCCTATCAAAAGCTAAAGTTTACCGCGGGACGGTGGGAATCGCTGGATATTCAGGAAGAAATGGTTCAACCGAATGAGGTGTTCCTAATGAAAAGTG GCCGAGAACTCCTCCAACGAGGCCTGAAACTGGAAAAGCTGAAACTCACCAACTCAAAGGATGCCCTCCAGAAAAGTGATCAGATG attcgCGTGCAGTCAATGCGTCAGTACATGCCAGTGCTCAACATTTACGAAATTTCCCCTGTCGGTGCACACAATCAGATCGGCAAATTTCAGTTCCCGGAAACCAAATTTATTGCCGTTACAGCTTATCAG AGCGAGCTAGTCAAGCAGCTAAAGGTCCAAAAGAACAAATTCGCGCAGGGATTTCGTGAGAGCATCAAGTCaaatgccacgtcatcaacTAAACGTCCATTATCGACAACTTCGTCCAATTCATCACCAGACTCTACACTATCTATGTCATCCGAAAATTTGGGTCACACCACGAAAAAGGGGCGGGGTGGCGGCCAAGAGATCGGAGTGCTCCTCACATCTCAAAATTATCAGAGTTTTGAtcagttttcgaatttttctcaagctttcccgccaaattttcagccaagcTATGCCCAGCACTATCCGATTCCAGATTATCAGCCGAATTACGCACAATTTGGGGCGGAAAACTTCTGGAGTTTAAACCCCGCCCCCTATGATTTTACTGCTgctgggaattttcaaaattttcaatggaatggctga
- the Y46E12A.2 gene encoding DUF72 domain-containing protein (Predicted), which translates to MIFICRHVCFEMKIPVRAVGRWTEYSPTVGSHWIELRTPTVNKADHRKCPFVGLKSTPEQVGTPR; encoded by the exons ATGATCTTTATTTGCAGACACGTTTGTTTTGAGATGAAGATCCCAGTACGGGCCGTTGGACGTTGGACGGAATATTCTCCAACCGTAGGATCTCACTGGATTGAGCTACGGACG CCCACAGTCAACAAGGCAGATCACAGGAAGTGCCCATTCGTTGGATTGAAGAGCACCCCCGAACAAGTCGGGACGCCGAGATGA
- the cnc-6 gene encoding CaeNaCin (Caenorhabditis bacteriocin) (Product from WormBase gene class cnc;~Confirmed by transcript evidence) translates to MRSTSLLILLFCILATVFSAPKAPERGQLAQAEQVQGPYDVELDGADDAPHDRSKRWGGWGWGRPMWGGGWGRRGWGGGWGRRGWGGYGGYGGYGWGR, encoded by the exons atgaggTCTACAAGCCTTCTTATCTTATTATTCTGCATTTTAGCTACCGTATTTAGTGCTCCAAAGGCTCCGGAGCGAGGCCAGTTGGCTCAAGCTGAGCAAGTGCAGGGACCTTATGATGTAGAGCTTGATGGAGCTGATGA CGCACCTCACGATCGATCCAAACGATGGGGAGGCTGGGGATGGGGCCGCCCGATGTGGGGAGGCGGTTGGGGGCGCCGCGGATGGGGTGGCGGCTGGGGACGTCGTGGATGGGGTGGTTACGGTGGATACGGTGGATATGGATGGGGACGTTAA
- the Y46E12A.3 gene encoding Glutaredoxin domain-containing protein (Partially confirmed by transcript evidence) — MAISTERCLEMLKELHQMKLQLDSCSEILKNLNNCTIKSVMLKRNGSVRGRKNLVKKALLKLDDRSKNAGNSGVIVYLTSCGVLRRSYDRCKNVTQLLEAFRVKYEIRDLNISNFHVAELAEKLKLNVEFQKDLIFDSLPLIYVDGYFLGNEKTIVELNDVKLLDNILGKYQNQAPSSVCSECGNRGYIVCRMCHGSRRRHQQNATSSVENPFGLVLRCSSCDENGIARCEKCRN, encoded by the exons ATGGCGATTTCTACTGAAAGATGCTTGGAAATGCTTAAGGAGCTTCATCAAATGAAGTTACAGTTg gattCCTGCAGTGAAATCCTAAAAAACCTGAACAATTGCACTATAAAAAGTGTGATGCTCAAGCGGAATGGAAGTGTCCGCGGTAGGAagaatttggtgaaaaaggcACTGCTCAAGCTGGACGATCGTTCGAAAAATGCTGGAAATTCCGGAGTTATAGTGTATTTGACGTCATGTGGGGTGTTAAGGAGGTCCTATGATAGGTGCAAAAATGTG acCCAACTCCTAGAAGCCTTCCGAGTCAAATACGAGATTCGAGATCTCAATATCAGCAATTTCCACGTGGCAGAGTTAGCCGAAAAGCTGAAATTAAATGTGGAATTTCAAAAGGATTTGATTTTCGATTCCCTACCACTGATCTATGTGGATGGCtattttttgggg aatgaaAAGACGATTGTGGAGCTGAATGATGTAAAATTACTGGACAACATTTTGGGGAAATATCAG aatcagGCTCCAAGTTCTGTGTGCTCAGAGTGTGGAAATCGGGGATACATTGTGTGTCGAATGTGCCACGGGAGCCGCCGGCGGCACCAGCAAAATGCCACGTCATCTGTTGAAAATCCATTTGGATTGGTTTTAAGGTGTTCAAGTTGTGATGAAAATGGGATCGCCCGAtgtgaaaaatgcagaaattaa